A stretch of DNA from Microbacterium sp. LWS13-1.2:
GCTCCGGACGCGACGGCCGAGTTCGCCGACCGGCTCATGGGCGCGACGCTCGGCTGGTTCGACATCATGGCCATCCACCTGGGCTCCCAGCTCGGGTGGTACGCCGAGCTGTCGCGCAGCGGCGGACTCACCGCGAGTGAGCTCGCCGCGCGGACGGGCTGCGACGCGCGCTACGCCCGGGAGTGGCTCGAGCAGCAGGCCGCGAGCGGCGTTCTGCTGTCCGAAGAAGCGCCGTCGCGGGAAGGCTCTGGCGGGAGCCTCGCCGACTCCCGGCGCTTCCTCCTCGCGCCCGGCGTGGGCGAGGTCCTGCTGGACCGCGACAGCCTGTCGTACCTCGAACCCCTCGCACGCATGGCGGCGGCCGTCTCCGGACAGCTGGACGCTCTGCTGGAGGCGTACCGGACGGGCGGCGGGGTGAGCTGGGAGCAGCTCGGCGCGCACGCCCGTGAGGCCCAGGCGGACATGAACCGCCCGTGGTTCGACCGGTTGCCGTCCGTCTTCGCGGGGATCGATCGGCTCGACGACGTGCTGCGGCGTCCGCGGGCTCGCATCGCCGATCTCGGCGCCGGCGGAGGCTGGTCGTCGATCGCGCTCGCGAAGGTCTATCCGCAGCTGCGCGTGGTCGGGTTCGACATCGACGATGCGTCGGTCGAGATGGCGCGGCGGAACGCCGTCGAGGCCGGGGTCGCCGACCGCGTCGAGTTCCTGCTCTCCGACGCCGCACTCGTCGCCGCGCAGGGCCGCTTCGACGCCGTGTTCGCGTTCGAGTGCCTGCATGACATGCCCCACCCCGTGGCGGTCCTCGCCGCCGCGCGGGAGGCTGTGCGAGACGACGGCGTCGTGGTGATCATGGACGAGGCGACCGAGGAGCGCTTCACCCCCGACGCGAGCGAGCTCGAGCGGCTGCTGTACGGCTTCAGTCTCTTCGTTTGCCTGCCCGATGGCAGGTCGCATCGCCCGAGCGCCGCCACGGGCACCGTGATGCGTCCCGCCACGCTGCGCGGGTATGCGCACGCGGCGGGCTGGAGCGACATCCGCGTGCTCGTCCCCGAGTTCGGGCTCTGGCGCTTCTACGAGATCGTCTGACGCGGGAGAGCAGGCCTCCGCGCGTCGAGTACGTGCGGAGGTCTGGTCTTCGGCGGTTTCCGAACGCAAGAATGGGCGGATGCCGGAGGCCGACGCAGACGCAGAGCTGGACGCCGTAGCAGCTGAGCTCTACGCCCTGCCGCCGTCGGAGTTCACGGCCAGCCGCAATGCGCGCGCCGGCATGGCTGCCGGAGCCGTCGCCAAGCGGATCAAGGCGCTGCGCAAGCCGACCGTCGCGGCGTGGGCCGTCAACCTGCTCGCCCGCGAGGGGCAGCTGGCCGACGCGATCGACCTGTCGGCGGCGCTTCGCGAGGCGCAGGACGACCTCGACGGCGCCGAGCTGGCGCGCCTGGGCAAGCAGCGGCGCCAGCTCGTCGCCGCGCTCGCGAAGCAGGCGGTGGGCCTCGCCGAGAACGCCGGTGGCACGCTGAGCGCCGCCGCGCGTGAGGACGTCGAGAAGACCATCAATGCGGCGGTGATGGATGCCGCAGCCGCCGCTGCCGTCCTGACGGGCCGTCTCATCACACCGCTGGAGGCCGGTGACATCGAGCCCGACACGATCGCCGACGCGGTGGGCGGGTCGGTGCCCGGCGTCGTCACGCCGCCGCCGCGCGACGACCTCGCGGAGCGCCGCGCCCGCAAGGCCGCGGAGAAGGCCGCGCGAGAGGCGGAACGCCTGGCGAACGAGGCGGAGCGCGAACTCGCCCGGGTCGATGCCCGCCGCGCGAAGGCGCAGGAGCGCGTCGACCACGTGCGCGAGCGCATCGACGACCTGCGCCGCGACCTCGCCGCGCTCGAGAAGGACGAGCAGAGCGCCGCCGAGAAGCTCGACGCCGTCGAGCGCGAGCACGCCGACGCGGCGGCGAAGGCGCGCGATGCGGCGAAGGAGTCCGAGCGCGCGCAGCGCGCCCTCGACGACGAGTGAGGTCCTGCGGCGCCGAGGCGCGGCATCCGTCTTTCACAGGACTCTCGTAGGACCGCCGCCTAGCGTGAATCGCATGGCGACTCCCGCACCTCTGGTGCCCGCGACGGCGTCCGACGACGGTGAGATCACGGTCTCCCCGAGCGAGCTCAGGGAGCTGCGCGACGAACTGCAGCGTTTCATGATGGAGTACCGCTTCGGGCTGCAGGAGGTCGAGACGAAGATCGGGATCCTGCGCGACGAGTTCCTGCTGACGCACGACTACAACCCGATCGAGCACGTCTCGAGTCGCGTGAAGTCGCCCGACAGCCTCGTCGAGAAGGTGCAGCGCAAGGGCATCGACGGCGACTTCGCGTCGATCCGGCGGCGCATCACCGACATCGCGGGCATCCGCATCACGTGCAGCTTCACCGCCGACGTGTATCGTCTCTTCGACCTGCTGACCGCTCAGGACGACGTGCGGGTGCTGCAGGTCAAGGACTACATCGCCTCGCCCAAGTCCAACGGCTACAAGAGCCTGCACGCGATCCTCGAGGTGCCGGTCTTCCTCTCGACCGGGCGCATCGAGGTGCCGGTCGAGGTGCAGTTCCGCACCATCGCGATGGACTTCTGGGCGAGCCTCGAGCACAAGATCTACTACAAGTACGCCACGCGCGTGCCCGATGAGCTGCTGGCGAGCCTCAAGGACGCCGCCGACACTGCCGCCGAGCTCGACGCTCGCATGGAGCGCCTGCACCGGCAGATCCGCGGCGGCAGCGCCGGGCAGACGGCACCGCTGGCCGTCCGCGAGATCACCGAGCGCATCGCTCCCGCGCCGGCGCCCGCGGCCCCGCACGGCGACGACGAGGTCCGCCCGGTCTGACACCGGTCGACGGACCGGCGGGCGAGGTCAGCTCGCGAGGACGGCGCCGGCGCTGGTGAGGTAGTCGTCGACGGCGCGCGCGCCGAACACCGCGGTGTTCGCGATGTATCCCTGCGCCAGGGCCGCGATCGACCGCGCGGTGTCGGCGGCCAGGGTCTCGGCATCCGCCTCGTCCGTCGTCTGCGTACGCGCCCATGGCCCGATGGCGAGTGAGAGCGACGCACGGAGGCGCCCGGCGGTGCGGAGCATCTCTTCGTGCAGTCCGGGCTCCACCATCGCCTCGCCCCAGAACTGGAGCACGAGCGGGGTTGACAGCCCGGCCTCGCTGAAGGTCGACAGCATGCCGCGCAGCGCCTGGCGCGGCGTGACCATCTCGCCGCGAGCGCCGGCCGCCTCCAGGGCGTCTATGCGAGGCAGCAGGAAGCGCCCCACGACGTAGCGGGCGAGTTCGGCTTTGTTGGAGAAGTGCGAGTAGATCGCCCCGGTCGACAGACCCGACTCTTCGACGATGTCGGCGATGGAGGTGTCGCGCACGCCGTTGCGCTCGAGGACCCGCAGGGCGGCACGTGCGATCTCGTCACGGCGGGCTTCGCGGTACGCGTCCGAGACTCTGGGCATGGAAACAGAATAGCGATTCTGTTATGGTTGCAAACAGAACAGCTATTCTCTTTAAGGAGGTCGCGATGTCCCTTCACCGCGAGAGCCGGGACACCCCGGCGCGCCCCACCCGCTGGCCCGTCGCTGCGGCGTTCGGGCTCCTCGGATCCGTCATCGTCGCCGTCATCGTGATGGCCTTCGTCTGGCCGGCCGCCACATCGCAGCCGCAGAACCTGCCCGTCGGCATCTCCGGACCGACCGAGGCCGTGAGTGCCGTCGAAGACAAGCTCGCCGAGCAGGACCCTGCGCCCTTCGACCTCAGCGAGGTCGACTCCCGCGACGACGCCGTGGCTCAGATCGAATCCCGCGAGCTCTACGGCGCCATCCTGCTCGGCGACGGGCCCGAGGTGCTGATCGCGACCGCTGCGAGCCCCGTCGCCGCACAAGCGCTGCGCGGTGTGGCGACGCAGCTGCAGTCGCAGATCGACACCGCGGCCAAGACGGCGCTCACCGATCAACTGCAGGCGATCGTCGGCGCACTGCAATCCGGCCAGCGGCCGCAGCTGCCCGAGGGCGCTGCGGGCGCACCGCCCGAGATCCCGACCGTGACCGTCACCGACGTCGTCCCTCTCGCCGAGGGCGACAGCACGGGCGCGGGTCTCGCGGCCTCCGTCTTCCCGCTCGTGCTGGGCGGCATGCTGGGCGGCATCCTGCTGACGCTGCTTGTGCAGGGCGTCGTGCGGCGCCTCATCGGGCTCGTCGTCTTCGGTGTTGCCGCGGGGGCGCTGATCACGCTCGTGATGCAGACCTGGTTCGGGATGCTGACCGGCGACTGGCTGCTGAACGCCACCGTCATCGGGCTCGGCGTGAGCGCCACGTCGGCGCTCATCATCGGCCTCGCGGCGCTGATGGGTCCTCCCGGCATCGCTGTCGGCGCAATCATCACGATGTTCATCGCCAACCCGATCGCCGGCGCCGCGATGCCACCGCAGTTCCTGCCCGAGCCGTGGGGTGCGGTCGGCCAGTTCTTCGTGCCGGGCGCGTCGGCGACGCTGCTGCGGTCGGTGATGTACTTCCCGGATGCCGCCACCGCGGCGCAGTGGATCATCCTGGGCGCCTGGCTCGTGGGCGGTGTCGTGCTCGCGCTCATCGGACACCAGCGCACGCGCGCCGAGCTCACGCCGCCCGAGCGTCAGCTCGAGCCCGCGGAGCCGGCGACCTCGGCGGCGCCGCTCGAACCCGCCGAGCCGCTCGTGCGCTGACCCGTCGCTCGTATCCGAGCGCCTCGCGCTGGCTAGTCTGTTCGCGTGGACGACCTCGAACCGACACTGCTGGTGATCCCGATCCTGGCGGTCCTCGCGCCGCTGCTGGCGCGGGGGATCGGTCGGTGGATGCGCGTCCCCGTGGTGGTGTTCGAGCTCCTGCTCGGCATCCTGGTCGGCCCTGCCGTTCTCGGGTGGGCGGTGCCGAGCGAGTTCGTCGACGCGCTGTCGGAGTTCGGGCTCGCGATGCTCTTCTTCGTCGCGGGCACCGAGATCGAATTCGGCTCCTTCCGCGGCCGCCTGGGCCGCCGCGCCTCCCTCGGGTGGCTCATCAGCCTCGCCGCCGGCATCGCCGCGGGCTTCCTGCTCGCGTCCGGGGAGGCGGCGATCGTGATCGGCGTCGCGCTGTGCTCGACGGCGCTCGGAACCCTCCTGCCCATCCTCCGCGACGCCGGCGAGCTGCCCACGCCGTTCGGCAAGGCCGTAGCCGCCATCGGCGCGGTCGGCGAGTTCGGCCCGCTCATCGCGATCTCGATCTTCCTCGGCGGCCGCGAGCCCGGCCTGTCCACCGTCGTGCTCGCCGTCTTCGCCGGGTTCGCGGCACTCGCCATCTGGCTCGCTTTCAGAGTGCCGCGGGGCGCGATGCACGCGTTCGTGAGCTCCACCCTGCACACGTCCGGGCAGTTCGCGATCCGAGTGGTCTTCGTCATCCTCGCGGCGCTCGTCGCGCTCAGCATCGTCCTCGACCTCGACATGCTGCTCGGCGCCTTCACCGCCGGCATCATCTGGCGCCTCCTCATGCGCGATGCGTCCGAACCCGACCGCGAGGCGGTCGAGAGCAAGATCGAGGGCGTCGCGTTCGGCTTCCTCGTGCCGATCTTCTTCATCTACACGGGTGTCACCTTCGACCTCGAGGCGCTCCTCGAGGAGCCGGCCACGTTCCTGCTGGTCCCGGTCGTACTCGTGGCGCTGCTGCTGGTGCGTGGGCTGCCGTCGACCCTCGCCGCACCCGAAGGATCGTCACGGCGCGATCGGCTGTCCATCGCGCTGCTCGGCGCCACCGGGCTGCCCATCATCGTCGCGGTCACGCAGATCGGCGTCGACGAGGACATCCTGACGACCTCGCACCAGACCGTGCTCGTCGCCGGCGGCATGCTGTCGGTTCTCCTGTTCCCCCTCATCGGCATGGCGCTGCGCGGCGAGCGGCTGAAGGCCACGCCGGCTCTCGAGGACGACATGGCGTGAGCGCCCTCGAGCTCTTCAACGCCGCCCGCGCGCGGCTCGCCGAGGCGCCGCGCGAAGCGCTCGGCGAGCTCGTCGTGCCGCGGCGCATCCTCGGGGTCGCGCGCGCCCCCCGCGTCGAGCGCTGGGGTGCCGCGTGGCATTTGGGCGTGCTGCTGCTGACCGACGACGGCGTGCTCGCGACGGGAGACATCGTCCGCGCCCGGCAGGAGGCCCGGCGCGGCTATACCGCCGAGTCCCAGCGGCAGCGCGCCGAGCTCGCCGCCGCCGCTCGCCGCGGCGGGTTCGCGGAGGGCGAGACCGTGCACATCGGATGGCGGATGCTGCAGCCCGACCTCGTCGATGCCGGCGGAGAGTCAGGCCCGCTCGTCGCGGCCGCCGGCGTCGCGCGCGTGCGGTGGAGTGCGGCAGGAGGACTCATGTCCTTGGAGGCGTATCTCGCCGAGCGGGTGGCCCTGCTGCTCGAACCTCCGGCCGGCGCGTGACGCCGGTCCGATATCGGCCGGACGACAGCCTGTCAATGCGCTCGCCCGAGGCGGGGGTTCGCCCTAGCGTGTGAGCATGGCCGCACGAGATCTCACACGACAGATCGTCGTCATCAGCGCGTTCTGCTTCATGATCGTCGCCGCGATGGTCGGCACCGGTCTGTTCGGCGGCACGCCGGTCCAGGACCTGCAGGACGGCGCACTCGATGAGGACGGCTCGTATCTCGCCCCCGCGAGCCCGGCGTTCTCGATCTGGTCGGTGATCTACATCGGCCTCTTCGCCTACACGATCTGGCAGGCGCTGCCGCGGCAGCGTGGCAGTGACCGACAGCGCGCGCTCGGCTGGCTCATCGCCGGAACCATGGCTCTCAACGGTCTGTGGCTGGTCACCGCCCAGTTCGGTTCGCTGGCACTCACCGTGCTGGCGATCATCGTGCTGCTGGCCCTCCTCGGCGTCACCTTCCACCGCACCGTCATCGAGCCGGCCGACGGCTGGGCGGACCGGCTGCTGGTCGACGGCGTCACCGGCCTGCACCTCGGGTGGGTGACGCTGGCGACCGTCGCGAACATCGCCGCGTGGCTGACGTCCATCGCGCCGCCGGAGTGGGAGGATGCCGCCGCGCTGTGGGGCGTCATCGTGCTCATCGTCGTGGGTGTGGTGGGGCTCGGCATCGAGGCGGCGAGCCGCTGGCGACTGGCGCCCGCGCTTGCCCTGGCGTGGGGGCTCAGCTGGCTCGCGGTGGGCCGCCTCACGGGCGAGCCCTCCAGCGTCGCGATCGGCTGGACGGCTGTGGTCGTCGCCGTCCTGATCCTCGCCGCCGGCGTCATCGGAACCATATTGCGCGAGGCGACGGCCATGCGAAACGCCGAGACCTGAGTCAGACCGACGAGAACCGGTCGGCGAAGGCGCGCAGCAGACGGGCAGGCTCCGTGACGGATGCCGCGAGCACACGTCCGGCGATGACTTCGTAGTCCGCGGAGTCGAAGTAGCCGTCGTCGCGGTACACGGCCATGCGCTCGGTGAACGCCTTGGTGGTCGGCTCGGGGTGGAACTGGGTCGCGTAGAGTCTGTCGCCCACGCGATACGCCTGGATGGGGCACCCGTCGTTCCGCGCCAGCAGGACCGCACCGGGCGGGAGCGACTCGGTGCCCTCCTTGTGCGCGGTGAGCGCGGTGAAGCGGTGTGCCAGGGCGCCGAACAGCGGGTCGGTCGCGGCACCCGCGGTGAGTTGCACGGCCACCGGCCCGGTGTCTTCGGGGAACGCGCGGCTGACGGTGCCGCCGAGTGTGCGCGTCGCGATGCCGATGCCGTAGCAGGTGAACAGCGACGCGGGCCCTGCGCCGTCGGCCGTGGCTTCGGCGATGCGCGCGAGGTCGGCCTCGAGGCGGCGCTGCGCGTCGGTCTTCGTCGACTCCGGGTCGGTGACGTTGAACGGGCTGCCGCCGATGAGAAAGCCCGCGTACCGCTCGAAGACGTCGTCGGGCAGCGGTTCGCGCACGAGGTCGTGACGTCCGAGTAGGCTCTCGTCGAGGCGCATCGCGGCCCGGAACGACTCGTACTCGGCGGCTGCCGCGCCCAGCTGCGGGCGCACGCAGACATAGAGCAGCGGCGCGGTCGTCATGCAGGAATTCTAGGTCTCCGGTCCGAGCACGCGCGAAAGCGGCGACATCCGCCGTCTTCGCCCGGTATTCGTGTATCAAACCCGCACTATCGCGCTCGGGCATGGTGTGGACAGAATGGGCGCTATGACGCAGGCCGGCGCCGAGCCATCCGTCGACTCCGCGGAGCCGGCGCGATGGGAGCGCGCCGCCGCACTCTTCGTGCGGTGGCGTGAAGGTGACAGCCGTGCGATGGACGAGCTCGTCCGCCTGATGACGCCGCCGCTGTGGCACGTCGTGCGGGCGTACGGAGTCGACCCTGCGCTGGCCCAGGACGTCGTGCAGACGACCTGGCTGACGCTCGTACGCCGTCACGAGACCATCAACGACCCGCTCGCGGTGTCGGGTTGGCTCACGATGTGCGCGCGCCGCGAGGCGTGGCGGGTCGGCAAGCAGCATCGGCGCGCCGATGCCACCGAGGCCGAGTCGCTCGAACCGCACCTTCCTGTCCACGAATCCGCCGAGCAGACCGCGGCGCAGGGCGACGAGAACCGTCGCCTCTGGACGGCGGTCGCCACGCTCAACGATCGATGCCAGCGCCTGCTGCGGATCGTCGCGTTCGAGGACCGCCCCGACTATGCCCGCATCGCAGAGGACCTCGCGATGCCCATCGGATCGATCGGACCGACCCGCCAGCGCTGCCTCGCAAAGCTTCGCGCCGTCCTCGAGGACGACGGATGGAGAGGTGACGACGATGGAAACTGAGGACTTCGCGGCCGACGCCGCGCTCTTCGCACGTATGCGCCGGATGTGGGAGGACGTGGATCCGGTGCCGGCCGAGCTGGTCGACCGGATGGTCGCCGCCGTCGCCGTCGAGGACCTGTCGCGCGAGTACGCGCTGCTGACGCTCGTCGAGGGGACCCTCGCCGCCGTCCGCGGCGAGACCGACACCGCGACGCTGCAGTTCAGCGACGGCACGACCAGCGTGCTGCTGCACGTGACCGCCACCGAGAGCGGCGATCGGCGTGTGGACGGATGGGTGGATGCCGCCGCACTCGCCATCCGGCTGGTGCAGGGCGACCGCGAATGGTCTGCGGAACCGGGCGAGCACGGACGGTTCGCCTTCGACGAGGTCACGCCAGGGGTGGCGCGACTCCGTCTCGTCGTGCGCGACGCCGACGGCGCGCTGCACGACTTCCAGACGCCTCAGTTCGAGGTCTGACAAGCAGTTCGAAGTACGAGAAACGGATGCCGCGGCCTGGGGGCCGCGGATCCGCTGTGTGAGGAGAAGACATGGTTGACGATGACCGCGAACGACCGTTGCGCCCGTGGCGTGAGCGTGAGGCAGCGGATGAGCCCAGGGGCGTGCCGCTTGAGCCCACCCGCGATCCGGTGCCCGGCATCCAGGCGTTCAGCACCGTCTACGCGCCCGGACACCTCATCATCACGGGTCGCACGGATGCCGCGATCGAGACTCTCACGGCAGCCGGAGCGGAACTCGGCTGGGAAGTGGCCGAGGAGGCCGTGAGCACACGCAGCGGAGCCGAGCTGACGCGCGCGCGCATCTTCCCAGCGCCGAAGGAAGGACGCGACGACGAGCCCGTCCCTCCGGTGGACGCGTGGCGCCTGCTGCAGCACGCGCGCGCGCTCGCGGTGCGGGGCGGCGAGCGGAGAGAGCAGTCGCTGGACGCGGCGAAGGCCTCCGCGCGCGGGATCTCGCGCGTTGCGGATCGGCGGCGCTTCGAACTGCCGACCGACCACCCGCTGCGGCAGGTCGGGCTCGACCATGTGCTGTCGATCGACCCCATCGGCATCAACCCGCACTCCAAGACGAACCCCCACTCCAAGACCAATCCGCATTCCAAGACGAATCCGCACTCCAAGACCAACCCGAGTGGAACGGGCGGATACTCCGACCCCGGCACCGGCGGCCTCGAGATGGTCTCGTACATCGGTCCCGAGCCCCGCCGGTCCGACGACCCTCCGAAGGACGCTCGTCGGCCGGTGGTCGCGATCGTCGACACCGGCTGCGGAAGCCACAAGTGGCTGCCGGGGGAGCCTGGCGAAGGCGTCGCAGCGTCCAGCAGGCCGATCGTGCGAAGGCGTGTGCCGACCGTCATCGGCACGACCATCCTGGGCGTCGAGAACCCGGCGACGGATCCTGAGGTCGACGGAGATCAGGCAGGTGCGTTGGACGGATACCTGGATGGCGGGGCAGGACACGGGACGTTCGTATCGGGCATCATCCGCCAGATCGCACCCGACGCCGATCTCATTTCGATACGGGTCGCCGACAGCAACGGAACCGTCCTCGAGAGCGAGTTGATCGAAGCGATCGAGGAACTGGCCGACTGGGTCGAGCATGACGGTGAAGGCGGGGACCGCCACATCGATGTGCTCAATCTGTCGCTGGGCTACTACCACGAGACCCCGGAGGACGGTCTGTACAGCACGCGCCTCTACAGCGCACTTCGGCGCTTGCGCGATCAGGGCTGCGCGGTGGTGTGCTCTGCCGGCAATGACGCGACCGATCGCCCCACCTTCCCCGCAGCGCTGTGGCCGTGGACCGGCGACACCGACCTGCGGATCGATGAGACGGAGGGCGAGCGAGCACGACATCTCGCGATCGGTGCGCTCAACCCCAACCTCCGATCCGTCGCGCTCTACAGCAATATCGGCCCATGGGTCACGGCCTACGCGCCCGGCACATCCGTGGTCAGTACCGTCCCGCCTTTGAACGGCGGCGTGCAAGCGGGCTCACGCGATGATCTCTACGGCCGCGTCCGGGAGACCATCGACCCCGACGACATGCGTGGCGGGTACGCAGTGTGGAGCGGCACGTCGTTCGCGGCCCCCTATGTCGCGGGGTTGATCGCCGCGCACCTCACTCCCGTGCTGATGGCCGGCGGTGCGGGTGGTGTCGCCGCCGTGGAGGCCGCGACGGGCAAGGCGATCCACGACCTCGAGGAATTGGACGGCTCGATCAAGGGTGGCAGCACAGCGTGAAGCGCGGCATCCTCACGCAGTTCGCGCGTGGGGATGCCGCAGCCGCGCCGAGTTCGCCATCATGAGGGAGTGAGCTCCGACCCCCGCGACCTGTATCAGCGCGGTGTGCACCTTGCGAACCGAGGGCGT
This window harbors:
- a CDS encoding tryptophan-rich sensory protein, which produces MAARDLTRQIVVISAFCFMIVAAMVGTGLFGGTPVQDLQDGALDEDGSYLAPASPAFSIWSVIYIGLFAYTIWQALPRQRGSDRQRALGWLIAGTMALNGLWLVTAQFGSLALTVLAIIVLLALLGVTFHRTVIEPADGWADRLLVDGVTGLHLGWVTLATVANIAAWLTSIAPPEWEDAAALWGVIVLIVVGVVGLGIEAASRWRLAPALALAWGLSWLAVGRLTGEPSSVAIGWTAVVVAVLILAAGVIGTILREATAMRNAET
- a CDS encoding glutaminase, with the translated sequence MSALELFNAARARLAEAPREALGELVVPRRILGVARAPRVERWGAAWHLGVLLLTDDGVLATGDIVRARQEARRGYTAESQRQRAELAAAARRGGFAEGETVHIGWRMLQPDLVDAGGESGPLVAAAGVARVRWSAAGGLMSLEAYLAERVALLLEPPAGA
- a CDS encoding ABC transporter permease, whose translation is MSLHRESRDTPARPTRWPVAAAFGLLGSVIVAVIVMAFVWPAATSQPQNLPVGISGPTEAVSAVEDKLAEQDPAPFDLSEVDSRDDAVAQIESRELYGAILLGDGPEVLIATAASPVAAQALRGVATQLQSQIDTAAKTALTDQLQAIVGALQSGQRPQLPEGAAGAPPEIPTVTVTDVVPLAEGDSTGAGLAASVFPLVLGGMLGGILLTLLVQGVVRRLIGLVVFGVAAGALITLVMQTWFGMLTGDWLLNATVIGLGVSATSALIIGLAALMGPPGIAVGAIITMFIANPIAGAAMPPQFLPEPWGAVGQFFVPGASATLLRSVMYFPDAATAAQWIILGAWLVGGVVLALIGHQRTRAELTPPERQLEPAEPATSAAPLEPAEPLVR
- a CDS encoding sigma-70 family RNA polymerase sigma factor, which translates into the protein MTQAGAEPSVDSAEPARWERAAALFVRWREGDSRAMDELVRLMTPPLWHVVRAYGVDPALAQDVVQTTWLTLVRRHETINDPLAVSGWLTMCARREAWRVGKQHRRADATEAESLEPHLPVHESAEQTAAQGDENRRLWTAVATLNDRCQRLLRIVAFEDRPDYARIAEDLAMPIGSIGPTRQRCLAKLRAVLEDDGWRGDDDGN
- a CDS encoding S8/S53 family peptidase gives rise to the protein MVDDDRERPLRPWREREAADEPRGVPLEPTRDPVPGIQAFSTVYAPGHLIITGRTDAAIETLTAAGAELGWEVAEEAVSTRSGAELTRARIFPAPKEGRDDEPVPPVDAWRLLQHARALAVRGGERREQSLDAAKASARGISRVADRRRFELPTDHPLRQVGLDHVLSIDPIGINPHSKTNPHSKTNPHSKTNPHSKTNPSGTGGYSDPGTGGLEMVSYIGPEPRRSDDPPKDARRPVVAIVDTGCGSHKWLPGEPGEGVAASSRPIVRRRVPTVIGTTILGVENPATDPEVDGDQAGALDGYLDGGAGHGTFVSGIIRQIAPDADLISIRVADSNGTVLESELIEAIEELADWVEHDGEGGDRHIDVLNLSLGYYHETPEDGLYSTRLYSALRRLRDQGCAVVCSAGNDATDRPTFPAALWPWTGDTDLRIDETEGERARHLAIGALNPNLRSVALYSNIGPWVTAYAPGTSVVSTVPPLNGGVQAGSRDDLYGRVRETIDPDDMRGGYAVWSGTSFAAPYVAGLIAAHLTPVLMAGGAGGVAAVEAATGKAIHDLEELDGSIKGGSTA
- a CDS encoding transposase codes for the protein MPEADADAELDAVAAELYALPPSEFTASRNARAGMAAGAVAKRIKALRKPTVAAWAVNLLAREGQLADAIDLSAALREAQDDLDGAELARLGKQRRQLVAALAKQAVGLAENAGGTLSAAAREDVEKTINAAVMDAAAAAAVLTGRLITPLEAGDIEPDTIADAVGGSVPGVVTPPPRDDLAERRARKAAEKAAREAERLANEAERELARVDARRAKAQERVDHVRERIDDLRRDLAALEKDEQSAAEKLDAVEREHADAAAKARDAAKESERAQRALDDE
- a CDS encoding TetR/AcrR family transcriptional regulator, producing MPRVSDAYREARRDEIARAALRVLERNGVRDTSIADIVEESGLSTGAIYSHFSNKAELARYVVGRFLLPRIDALEAAGARGEMVTPRQALRGMLSTFSEAGLSTPLVLQFWGEAMVEPGLHEEMLRTAGRLRASLSLAIGPWARTQTTDEADAETLAADTARSIAALAQGYIANTAVFGARAVDDYLTSAGAVLAS
- a CDS encoding cation:proton antiporter produces the protein MDDLEPTLLVIPILAVLAPLLARGIGRWMRVPVVVFELLLGILVGPAVLGWAVPSEFVDALSEFGLAMLFFVAGTEIEFGSFRGRLGRRASLGWLISLAAGIAAGFLLASGEAAIVIGVALCSTALGTLLPILRDAGELPTPFGKAVAAIGAVGEFGPLIAISIFLGGREPGLSTVVLAVFAGFAALAIWLAFRVPRGAMHAFVSSTLHTSGQFAIRVVFVILAALVALSIVLDLDMLLGAFTAGIIWRLLMRDASEPDREAVESKIEGVAFGFLVPIFFIYTGVTFDLEALLEEPATFLLVPVVLVALLLVRGLPSTLAAPEGSSRRDRLSIALLGATGLPIIVAVTQIGVDEDILTTSHQTVLVAGGMLSVLLFPLIGMALRGERLKATPALEDDMA
- a CDS encoding methyltransferase domain-containing protein: MSTTTITETAPDATAEFADRLMGATLGWFDIMAIHLGSQLGWYAELSRSGGLTASELAARTGCDARYAREWLEQQAASGVLLSEEAPSREGSGGSLADSRRFLLAPGVGEVLLDRDSLSYLEPLARMAAAVSGQLDALLEAYRTGGGVSWEQLGAHAREAQADMNRPWFDRLPSVFAGIDRLDDVLRRPRARIADLGAGGGWSSIALAKVYPQLRVVGFDIDDASVEMARRNAVEAGVADRVEFLLSDAALVAAQGRFDAVFAFECLHDMPHPVAVLAAAREAVRDDGVVVIMDEATEERFTPDASELERLLYGFSLFVCLPDGRSHRPSAATGTVMRPATLRGYAHAAGWSDIRVLVPEFGLWRFYEIV
- a CDS encoding GMP synthase gives rise to the protein MTTAPLLYVCVRPQLGAAAAEYESFRAAMRLDESLLGRHDLVREPLPDDVFERYAGFLIGGSPFNVTDPESTKTDAQRRLEADLARIAEATADGAGPASLFTCYGIGIATRTLGGTVSRAFPEDTGPVAVQLTAGAATDPLFGALAHRFTALTAHKEGTESLPPGAVLLARNDGCPIQAYRVGDRLYATQFHPEPTTKAFTERMAVYRDDGYFDSADYEVIAGRVLAASVTEPARLLRAFADRFSSV
- a CDS encoding GTP pyrophosphokinase family protein; its protein translation is MATPAPLVPATASDDGEITVSPSELRELRDELQRFMMEYRFGLQEVETKIGILRDEFLLTHDYNPIEHVSSRVKSPDSLVEKVQRKGIDGDFASIRRRITDIAGIRITCSFTADVYRLFDLLTAQDDVRVLQVKDYIASPKSNGYKSLHAILEVPVFLSTGRIEVPVEVQFRTIAMDFWASLEHKIYYKYATRVPDELLASLKDAADTAAELDARMERLHRQIRGGSAGQTAPLAVREITERIAPAPAPAAPHGDDEVRPV